One Panthera leo isolate Ple1 chromosome B1, P.leo_Ple1_pat1.1, whole genome shotgun sequence DNA window includes the following coding sequences:
- the LOC122217331 gene encoding ubiquitin carboxyl-terminal hydrolase 17-like protein 6, which translates to METPSSHCREESQIHVFPNLKPCGSNTGGAEGHGGPTLPEKPSPSSHTPCDLPNGWAPASIGLPPAKKPVSWRRPSVVGAGLQNLGNTCYANAALQCLTYTPPLAGYMLSQEHSRSCGRQPFCVLCALQAHVTRALCRPGDVIRPPPKLLAAFHTHRQEDAHEFLMFTLDAMQQACLREDKPSEPQAQDATLIRQIFGGYWRSQIQCLHCQGVSSTLDPYLDISLDIRAAQSVSQALQHLVKPEQLDGENAYRCSTCLDKVPASKTLTLHTCSKVLMLVLKRFCHFTGSKLAKEVQYPERLDMRRYVSGQNGGSLTYVLYAVLVHAGWNCHSGHYFCYIKAGNGQWYKMDDAKVTASDATSALSQHAYVLFYIQKSELERDRGSEPGAGESTSLQADHAGTAAAQGGPETDPDIEVPQLEDHVEETPPPAITLDQWRFLQESHRPKSEFNLRKLEFALPPDAVLIHQSKYRDEMGKDHREPNIYRLNSSARDIPPQRATASNQVPCLPGRARATKRKNKKGQRSQEAVQGSHYRL; encoded by the coding sequence ATGGAGACGCCCTCTTCCCACTGCCGAGAGGAGTCTCAGATCCATGTCTTTCCAAACCTCAAACCTTGCGGGTCAAATACGGGTGGTGCTGAAGGCCACGGAGGACCCACTCTACCTGAGAAGCCGTCACCGTCATCGCACACACCCTGCGACCTGCCGAACGGTTGGGCTCCCGCGTCAATAGGTCTGCCCCCCGCAAAGAAACCCGTGAGTTGGAGGAGACCTTCTGTGGTTGGGGCTGGCCTGCAGAACCTGGGGAACACGTGCTATGCGAATGCGGCGCTGCAGTGTCTGACGTACACACCACCCCTCGCCGGCTACATGCTGTCCCAGGAGCACTCCCGAAGCTGTGGGAGGCAGCCATTCTGCGTGCTGTGTGCTCTGCAGGCTCACGTGACCCGGGCCCTCTGCCGTCCGGGAGATGTGATCCGGCCTCCGCCCAAACTGCTCGCTGCCttccacacacacaggcaggaggATGCCCATGAGTTTCTGATGTTCACTCTGGATGCTATGCAGCAAGCGTGTTTGCGTGAGGACAAGCCTTCAGAGCCTCAGGCTCAGGACGCCACCCTCATCCGGCAAATCTTTGGCGGGTACTGGAGGTCTCAAATCCAGTGTCTCCACTGCCAGGGTGTCTCCAGCACTTTGGACCCTTACCTGGACATTAGCCTGGATATCAGGGCGGCTCAGAGTGTGAGCCAAGCTTTGCAACACTTGGTGAAGCCCGAACAGTTGGACGGTGAAAATGCCTATCGTTGTAGTACTTGTCTCGACAAGGTACCTGCTTCCAAGACGTTGACTTTGCACACTTGCTCCAAGGTCCTGATGCTGGTATTGAAACGATTCTGCCATTTCACGGGCAGCAAACTGGCTAAGGAAGTGCAATATCCTGAGCGCCTTGACATGCGACGATACGTGTCTGGGCAGAACGGGGGGTCGCTGACTTATGTGCTCTATGCCGTGCTGGTGCACGCGGGCTGGAATTGTCACAGCGGACATTACTTCTGTTACATCAAAGCTGGGAACGGCCAGTGGTACAAAATGGATGATGCGAAGGTGACGGCCAGTGATGCGACGTCTGCCCTGAGCCAACATGCCTATGTCCTCTTTTACATCCAGAAGAGTGAATTGGAAAGAGACCGTGGGAGTGAGCCAGGTGCTGGGGAATCCACATCCCTCCAGGCTGACCACGCAGGCACGGCTGCGGCCCAAGGGGGGCCCGAAACCGACCCCGACATCGAGGTGCCACAATTGGAGGATCACGTGGAAGAGACACCACCGCCAGCAATCACGTTAGACCAGTGGAGATTCCTCCAAGAAAGCCACCGTCCCAAGTCTGAATTCAACCTCAGGAAATTAGAATTTGCCCTTCCCCCCGACGCAGTCCTAATTCACCAGTCCAAATACAGAGACGAGATGGGAAAGGATCACCGTGAACCAAACATCTACCGGCTCAACAGTTCAGCCAGGGACATCCCACCTCAGAGGGCAACAGCCAGTAACCAAGTCCCTTGTCTCCCCGGCAGAGCCAGAGCTACcaagaggaagaacaagaagggaCAGAGGTCTCAGGAAGCAGTGCAGGGATCCCACTACAGGCTTTGA
- the LOC122217286 gene encoding putative protein FAM90A23P yields the protein MGQMAGGHTQHVPSRPLKAPNGKRQRRAAMAPRVPRLEDEDPRLKCKDCGAFGHNASSTGCPMKRWDGCLAPQAFVPRKPKENVEPRQQQGQHKPGPFNQAARDMEEGQRREAQQRKALLQRFPRIAPGRQQRAWRDATESCDYVRHPHRPMPVYSTKRVSVLEPHVPAEPPSGTPDTTQLSPSAAPLGRPAASTFPPAGRQDAQQVGTPAPPAPPAPAHQRSARDPGLGVQLRQHRPRCASLEASRAVSKARGIGHAQAPAKRPEGSPDPPPTRLAASPQPHIQTPGTRWAPLPDDTCQNPRKKPRCSPFQPPHKSTGSTHVGLRQSLCRPARTSACGPTGAAQLTRKTPASVQSRGLQPPRPQPHLDTLQACPWPLCPPCPQAPGQPLRMVFSRLDKGGWSSRFIAAPCLPPPERPVPPGQGPPITHQSEGGCVPVSLSILHDDLQLSSSSEESDRE from the exons ATGGGGCAGATGGCGGGTGGGCACACCCAGCACGTACCTTCCAGACCCTTGAAAGCCCCAAACGGGAAGAGGCAACGGAGAGCAGCCATGGCGCCCAGGGTTCCCAGGCTAGAGGACGAGGATCCTCGG CTCAAGTGTAAGGACTGCGGAGCCTTTGGGCACAACGCATCCAGCACCGGGTGCCCCATGAAGCGCTGGGACGGGTGCCTGGCCCCCCAGGCCTTTGTCCCCAGGAAGCCGAAGGAGAATGTGGAACCACGCCAGCAGCAGGGCCAGCACAAGCCCGGGCCCTTCAACCAGGCTGCGAGGGACATGGAAGAGGGACAAAG GCGAGAAGCCCAGCAGAGGAAGGCGCTGCTGCAGAGATTCCCCAGGATAGCCCCTGGAAGGCAGCAGCGAGCCTGGAGGGACGCCACAGAATCCTGCGACTATGTGAGG CATCCGCACAGGCCGATGCCCGTGTACAGCACCAAGAGGGTGTCCGTGCTGGAGCCGCACGTCCCGGCTGAGCCTCCTAGCGGGACGCCTGACACGACACAGCTGTCCCCGTCGGCTGCTCCTCTCGGGAGACCTGCGGCGAGCACCTTCCCGCCTGCTGGCCGACAGGATGCCCAGCAAGTGGGGACCCCTGCCCCGCCTGCCCCGCCTGCCCCGGCACACCAACGCTCTGCCCGGGATCCAGGCCTCGGTGTCCAGCTGAGACAACACCGGCCCCGATGTGCCTCCCTCGAAGCTTCCAGGGCCGTCTCCAAGGCGCGTGGCATTGGCCACGCCCAGGCACCAGCCAAGCGTCCTGAGGGGAGCCCTGATCCTCCTCCAACCCGTTTGGCTGCGAGTCCCCAGCCCCACATCCAGACACCAGGCACGAGATGGGCCCCGCTCCCCGACGACACGTGCCAGAACCCCCGAAAGAAACCACGTTGCAGCCCCTTCCAGCCACCCCACAAGAGCACAGGGAGCACCCATGTGGGGCTGCGCCAGAGTCTGTGTCGTCCAGCAAGGACAAGTGCATGTGGTCCCACGGGGGCAGCCCAACTGACCAGGAAGACACCTGCCTCGGTGCAAAGCAGGGGCCTCCAGCCTCCACGCCCCCAACCTCACCTGGACACTCTCCAGGCGTGCCCCTGGCCTCTGTGTCCGCCCTGTCCGCAGGCACCCGGCCAGCCCCTGCGAATGGTCTTCAGCCGCCTGGACAAAGGCGGCTGGAGCTCCAGGTTCATAGCAGCTCCCTGTCTGCCACCTCCCGAGAGGCCAGTCCCCCCTGGCCAGGGTCCGCCCATCACACACCAGTCTGAGGGAGGCTGTGTGCCTGTCTCCCTGAGCATCCTCCACGATGACCTGCAGCTTTCCTCGTCCTCGGAGGAGAGCGACCGGGAGTGA